The genomic stretch GGCATTCTGGGCGGTCTCGGTATCGGGTTGGGCTATATGGGTCAGCCTCACCTTTTGACCCGTTTTATGTCGATTAAAAGCACCGGCAAACTTCGCCAGGGTTCACTGGTGGCGATAATCTGGGCGCTTCTGGCATTCTGGGGCGCGGTTTTGATCGGAGTGGTGGCGATCGGAATAATCCGCAACAACGATATCCCTTTCGATCAGCTCAGCGTGCTTCTCAATGATCCCGAAAAGGTCATGCCGTTTATGGCCTCATTTCTTTTGCCACCATGGCTGGCGGGTATTCTCATTTCAGGCGCTATCGCGGCTATGATGTCGACCGCTGACAGCCAGCTTCTGGTCTCCACCTCGGCTATCTCCGAAGATGTTTACCACCAGATGCTCAATAAAAAAGCTCCCCAGAAAACGCTGGTGAGAATCTCCCGTGTGGCTACTTTCCTGATCGGGGTGATCGCGTTTATCCTGGCAATTACCGCCCGTGATTTGGTCTATGATCTCGTGCTCTACGCCTGGGCCGGCCTGGGAGCGGCTTTCGGGCCAGGTTTGCTTCTGACCCTGTGGTGGAAACGCACTTCCGCATGGGGTGTCTGGGCCGGAATGGTGGTCGGTACGGCCACGGTTGTAATCTGGAAAAATGTTCCGGCTCTGGACGCTGTGATCTACGAAATCATTCCCGGATTCGTGCTGGCGTTTATTACGGTAGTTGTAGTCAGTTTAGTCACCCGGCCGGTTAAAAGGATTTACTCATGAATAAGTTTTCCCCGATAACTTCGCGACTGATAGTCTTGTCGATAATTCTGTTTTCATTTACAGCGTCATTGGCAAATGCCGAAAAGACATCGGTCGAGCCTGCCGACAGCTGGGTATATAATTCTCTGAACCTGATTTATCACTATCATCCGCCCGAACATTTTGTCAACCAGCGCCCGCTCTGGCGCGGGGATATTATCGCTTACCTCGACCGGAACGAGACATCACCTCATCCGGTCAGCACCTGGGAAAGACAGAGGATCCTGTCAGAATACGCGACTTTGCCTGAACTCTCCGGCGACACTCAGAGAAATTCCACAGCCTGGCTCAAGCTTTCGCCGTATTCGATGAACCGTTTCGAGGATCATGATAAACCGCTCTTTCGTCTCGGTTTTGTGGGCGAAGGGGTATATCGCTATGGTGACAACCTGTTCTTGCAGATGAGGGGACGCTTCGGCAATCGTACTTATCTCGACAGCTTCGCGAAAGTACGCAAATGGGGCGAGGATGGCGGAGGATATTTCGACCACGGCCTGCTGGGTTTAAGATACAAAAGCCTGCGTTTCACTTTCGGGCGGACGTTCAGGACCTACGGGCCCTACGATAAGGACCGCCTCCTGGTATCGGCCAATTCGCCCGCCTTTGACCAGGCCTCACTCGAGTTTCGCCACGACTGGTTTCGTTTCCATTTCTGGACTGCCCAGCTCGATCATTTCACCGATCCTGAAGATTCGCTCTGGATCAACCGCTTCTACTCCTCCCATCGACTGACTCTCAAACCCCATCGCAGGCTGGAGATCGGTATCTCCGAGAGCATCCTCTACGGCCGCAAGGGAGGAAGTTTTGACTTTCAATATATTAACCCGTTTCTGTTTTTTTATGGCGAACAGTTCAACACCCGAAATGATGAAAATATCTATTTCGGTTTGGATTTAACCTGGTTTGCTCATCCGGGCTTGATACTATTCGGCGAGCTTTTGTTCGATGATTTCCAGATCGATTTCGTCACTGAACCCCATCAGATCGGTTTTAATCTCGGAATTTCCGAACTCGGCCTGCTTCTGTCAGACCGTCTGCAACTGGTTATGGATTATACCCATATCCGCAATACCGTTTACGGCCAGAACAAGTTTTACAACGTATACGCCCACCACGGTGTCGTGATCGGATCTTCACTGGGGACCGATGCCGATCGCCTGCGGGCTACCGCGATTGCCCATCTCAACCCCAGCCTGCGGATTTCTCTGGCCGGCGAATACTCCCGAAAGGGGGAGGGACGCTATGATGATCCGCAGGAGCATGGAGTAGAAAAAGGAGAGAAATTCCCCTCCGGCCGGGTCGAGACTACTCGAATCGCATTTTTGAAACTGGAATTGAATCGCCAATCAGTTCTGCAGGCGGAACTTACAGCCGGTTATCGGGATATCCGAAACTGGAAAAACTACAATATCGACCGTGACACTTATTTTATTAATCTCAACCTTCGCTACAGCTTTCGCTTTGGGATTATACTGTAAATCCTGAATGTTCCGCTTATGATAGACAAGGTGCTGATTTACAATAGTTTATTATTTTCGCAAAATCACTTGACAAGCTATAATAGATTCATAAATTTGTTATAGACGCACAACTCCAAGTGGTCACTATGGAGTTTGAAATAACTCTTTTATGAGAAAGCTGCCTTGTTTCAGCCTTTAGTGAATGCACACCTTAGTGAGAGACGGCTTTTGAAATGATAAGCATACAGAATTTGGGGGGTCAGTTTCAGGATTCTCGAATTGTCCCCAAAATTGTGCTTCCGGGAGGCGAGATGAAGATTACCGAAGTCCGGGTCACCCTGCGCAACGAAAGGAAGCTCCGGGCCTTCGCGAATATCACTTTTAACAATTCATTCGTTGTACGCGGGTTGAAAGTGATCAGGGGTTCGGAGGGGTACTTCATTTCAATGCCCTCGAGGAAGCGCGCGGACGGCTCTCACCAGGATATTGCCCATCCGATTAATGCCGATATGCGTAAATATATAGAGCAATCGGTTCTGGATGAATATTGCCGGATCTCAGGCGAGGTCCTGGAAGAAGCGGTTACGGCCGGCCAGGATCAACAACTCTGAGAGCAGACAAACTTCTGATTGGGATGTCGTCCAATGGCAGGACATCGGGTTTTGGTCCCGACAATTCAGGTTCGAATCCTGGCATCCCAGTTTTTTTATTTTTTGTACTACAAAATTCATGCTTTCTCCACAGAGTTAAACCTGATGTAACCTGATGCAATCATTTCATGAGACTTACTTTTAGTAATTTTCTTCAGTTTGCTACTGGAAAGTTTTACTCGGCCGAAAGAAAGAATCCGATTTTTCACGACTTGCGTAGTATCATATTTAATATTCTTGGCGAAATTTGTCTGGTCCGGAATTCACTGGAAGCGTTTAAAAACAGATTAAAATCAGAGGGGTGCAAAATTGACGAGATCGGCCCGGGATGGAGATTAAATATTGCATACACGCCTGGCTTCGTTATGCTCGTGTTGCTTTATATGCAAGCGGATATCGTCCGGGGCGCGAACGCGAACATGAACGGACCATCGATTCCCTCATGTACACCACGACATCGATCTCCGAAGACACAATCAAACTGCTTCATAAAATCAGAAAAATGCGCCATGCTGCAACATACGATTCGGTCGACATGATTTCCGATGCTGAGAGCAATGCGGCCATGAAAGTTGCGGTAGAGCTTGGAAAACATGTCATGACCTGGCTAAAATCTAATCATCCCGAACACCTGAAGTGAATTGATCGCTTTCAGTCAACACAGATGTAATTTAAAAAAATAAGGTTTAGACGAGGTATTTTGAAGGAATGTCGAAATTAAATCCAGACATTCAAGCAGTATTTGCTGCATTTGGACAAACGGCATACTCCGTTCAGATTTTTGAAGCAGATTTAATAACATTGTTAATTGTACTTAGGCAAATGGCAAGATTAGCCAAAAATGTGAAGGACACTCCAGAGTTATTCCTAAAGAAAGAGCCCATTGAGAAATTTTGGAGGGAAGAGGGAAATCGGATACAGAATCAACTTGAAAAATGTACCCTTGGACAGCTTCTGAAAAATGCGTTTACACAATCCAAAGAAACTCTCAATGAGTTAAATGAGGATCAAACTTTGCCAAGTGCTTTTAAGGATATAAATAAACAATTGGACAGATTACCTTTTGAGGATTGGCTGGATGCACTTGCAAGCCGAAATTATCTTTTTCATCGATTTTGGTATGATGCAGATGACCAGTTAGGAACCAAAGAGGGATGTTATAAGTTAAAAAAACATCTTTTAAATTATA from Candidatus Zixiibacteriota bacterium encodes the following:
- a CDS encoding septation protein SpoVG, translated to MKITEVRVTLRNERKLRAFANITFNNSFVVRGLKVIRGSEGYFISMPSRKRADGSHQDIAHPINADMRKYIEQSVLDEYCRISGEVLEEAVTAGQDQQL